From the Deltaproteobacteria bacterium genome, one window contains:
- a CDS encoding response regulator transcription factor has product MKILVIEDDPVITEFLSTGLTYEGYEVAASATGKAALHELRHRAYDLIILDIMLPDLDGFEVCRHIRSHDSELPILMLTVKKEVSDRVKGLDSGADDYLTKPFSFDELLARIRALLRRSGKTLKNRKLQAEGIVLDVESREVSQYGRRIDLTPTEFRLLELFMRHPHRVFTRETLLNRVLGYDYDGGTNVIDVHISHLRRKLGDRPPRLIRTVYAMGYAFYPESGK; this is encoded by the coding sequence ATGAAAATCCTAGTCATTGAAGACGACCCGGTAATTACTGAATTCTTGTCTACAGGTTTGACCTATGAAGGCTACGAGGTGGCAGCAAGCGCTACTGGGAAAGCGGCTCTGCATGAGTTGCGGCACAGGGCTTACGACCTGATAATACTGGATATTATGCTTCCAGACCTAGACGGCTTTGAGGTTTGTCGACACATACGCTCTCATGATTCAGAGCTGCCAATTCTCATGCTCACGGTCAAGAAGGAAGTATCCGACCGGGTGAAAGGTTTGGACAGTGGTGCAGACGATTACTTGACAAAACCTTTCAGTTTCGACGAACTTCTAGCCCGCATTCGGGCACTATTGCGCCGCAGCGGCAAGACCCTCAAGAACAGAAAATTGCAGGCTGAAGGCATTGTACTCGATGTGGAGTCGCGGGAAGTAAGCCAGTATGGCAGGAGAATCGACCTTACTCCAACAGAATTCCGTTTGCTGGAACTCTTCATGCGTCACCCGCACCGCGTCTTTACCAGGGAGACGCTTCTGAATCGAGTGCTCGGTTACGATTATGATGGGGGCACCAATGTCATTGACGTCCACATAAGCCACCTGCGCAGGAAATTAGGCGATCGGCCGCCACGCCTCATTCGAACCGTGTATGCCATGGGCTACGCCTTTTACCCGGAGAGCGGCAAGTGA
- a CDS encoding acetyl-CoA C-acetyltransferase — translation MREVVIASAVRTPIGSFGGTLRDVPAVDLGSIAIKEVLARAKVRPEKVDEVVMGNVLQAGLGQNPARQSAIHAGLSQYIPAVTVNKVGGSGMKAVTMAAQAIKAGDAEIIVAGGMENMSEAPFVLPHSRWGQRMGHDQLIDIMLQDALWCSFGHQPLGVTAEHIAEKFGISREEQDAYALESHRKAITAINEGRFKKEIIPVTVPRLKAEPIIFDTDEHPRDDLTMEELAKCRPAFKEDGTITAMNSAGINDGAAALLLMSAEKAFTMGIKPLAKIVAYDYQGCEPELMGTGAIYAARSVIHKVSEKLGKPVDLVELVEAFAVQAIACLRELQLDPQIVNVNGGTIALGHPVGCSGARILTSLLYEMERRDAKVGLAALCIGGGMGIATVLEREWYF, via the coding sequence ATGCGAGAGGTGGTAATCGCCAGTGCTGTCCGCACCCCCATCGGCTCTTTTGGAGGTACCCTGAGAGATGTGCCAGCCGTCGACTTGGGAAGCATTGCCATAAAAGAGGTTCTTGCCAGAGCCAAAGTCCGTCCAGAAAAGGTTGACGAAGTAGTCATGGGAAATGTGCTGCAGGCTGGACTGGGACAAAATCCGGCCAGACAGTCAGCAATTCATGCCGGCTTGAGCCAGTACATCCCTGCAGTTACCGTAAACAAGGTGGGCGGCTCGGGCATGAAAGCTGTAACCATGGCAGCCCAGGCCATAAAGGCTGGCGATGCGGAAATTATAGTTGCCGGGGGCATGGAAAACATGAGCGAAGCCCCCTTTGTGCTGCCGCATTCCAGGTGGGGCCAGAGAATGGGCCACGACCAGCTTATAGACATTATGCTGCAGGATGCCCTGTGGTGTTCCTTTGGCCATCAACCGTTGGGGGTAACCGCCGAACATATTGCTGAAAAATTTGGCATCAGTAGGGAAGAACAGGATGCCTATGCCCTGGAGAGCCACCGAAAGGCGATTACAGCCATCAATGAGGGCCGCTTCAAGAAAGAAATTATTCCAGTAACAGTGCCCAGACTGAAGGCAGAGCCGATCATCTTCGACACGGATGAACATCCTAGAGACGATCTAACCATGGAGGAACTGGCAAAGTGTAGACCAGCTTTTAAAGAAGACGGCACTATCACTGCCATGAACTCGGCAGGAATTAACGACGGCGCAGCAGCCCTCCTGCTCATGAGCGCAGAAAAAGCCTTCACTATGGGCATCAAACCTCTGGCCAAAATAGTGGCCTATGACTATCAGGGGTGCGAACCCGAGTTGATGGGCACCGGGGCAATCTATGCTGCTCGAAGTGTTATCCACAAAGTGAGTGAAAAACTGGGCAAACCGGTTGACCTGGTGGAACTGGTGGAAGCCTTTGCTGTGCAGGCCATCGCCTGTCTCAGAGAGCTGCAGCTCGACCCGCAGATTGTCAACGTCAACGGCGGCACCATTGCCCTTGGCCACCCTGTGGGCTGCAGCGGAGCAAGAATCTTAACCAGCCTTCTTTACGAGATGGAGAGGCGAGACGCCAAGGTTGGCCTGGCTGCTCTCTGCATTGGCGGCGGCATGGGCATAGCCACTGTTCTGGAAAGGGAGTGGTATTTCTAG
- a CDS encoding pyruvate ferredoxin oxidoreductase subunit gamma, whose product MIEIRIHGRGGQGNVAAAELLAIAAFKDGKFAQAFPSFGAERVGAPVQAFVRIDDRKIRTREEVRTPDYLIVQDHHLIGSVPVLEGLKPDGLIVVNAEIGPEDLNLKTTARVETIPATEIALEIIGRPIPNAIMIGAFCSLTGLVSVNAVQEAIMEKFPGRVGESNIAALERAVEIMEKRKYDA is encoded by the coding sequence ATGATTGAAATCAGAATACACGGTCGCGGCGGACAGGGAAATGTTGCCGCAGCCGAACTGTTGGCCATTGCTGCATTCAAGGACGGCAAGTTTGCCCAGGCGTTTCCCTCGTTTGGCGCTGAACGAGTGGGTGCCCCTGTGCAGGCGTTCGTGAGGATTGACGACAGAAAGATCAGGACTCGTGAAGAGGTGAGAACACCGGACTACCTGATCGTCCAAGACCATCACTTGATTGGCTCTGTACCGGTTCTGGAAGGTCTGAAGCCTGATGGGTTGATTGTGGTGAATGCTGAAATCGGTCCGGAGGATTTGAATCTGAAGACTACAGCTCGGGTGGAGACTATTCCGGCCACCGAGATTGCCCTGGAGATCATTGGCAGACCCATTCCCAATGCCATCATGATTGGGGCATTCTGCTCCCTTACTGGACTGGTGAGTGTGAATGCGGTGCAGGAGGCCATCATGGAAAAGTTTCCGGGAAGAGTCGGCGAAAGCAACATAGCGGCCTTAGAGCGGGCTGTGGAAATTATGGAAAAGAGGAAGTACGATGCTTAA
- the selD gene encoding selenide, water dikinase SelD: MGQSKKIRLTATVAGSGUASKLPPGDLDRALCGMVFPTDNNVIIGLDRADDAGVYQISADLALIQTVDFFTPVVDDPYWFGQIAAANALSDVYAMGGTPKTAMNLVAFPLGEMDLTILRQIIQGGIDKLREAEVVLIGGHSVDDKELKYGLSVTGVIHPNRVIAKTTLQPGDRLILTKPLGFGIINTAIKAAMASAELTAEVTRLMATLNRDAARTMADFKVSACTDVTGFGLLGHLAEMVCGSRTSVRLHSAQVPVMAEALEYAAMGLIPAGAYKNREFREQMITFAETVPRPLQDVLFDPQTSGGLLISLSRDQADSLLSALKDAGITDAAYIGEITDNPEEKIWVV; this comes from the coding sequence ATGGGGCAAAGCAAGAAAATCCGTTTGACTGCAACAGTAGCCGGCTCTGGCTGAGCCTCCAAACTGCCTCCAGGGGACCTGGATAGAGCGCTGTGTGGCATGGTCTTTCCAACCGACAACAATGTAATCATAGGCCTGGATCGTGCGGACGACGCCGGCGTTTACCAAATTTCTGCAGACCTGGCATTGATCCAAACCGTTGATTTTTTCACACCCGTGGTGGACGACCCTTACTGGTTCGGCCAAATTGCTGCCGCCAATGCCCTGAGCGATGTCTATGCCATGGGCGGCACGCCAAAGACAGCCATGAACCTGGTAGCATTTCCGCTTGGGGAAATGGATCTCACAATTCTGCGGCAAATCATCCAGGGCGGCATCGACAAACTCCGGGAGGCCGAGGTTGTTCTCATTGGCGGACACAGCGTCGATGACAAAGAGCTCAAGTACGGTCTGTCTGTCACCGGCGTCATACATCCGAACCGGGTAATTGCCAAAACAACCCTGCAGCCTGGAGACCGGCTGATTTTGACCAAGCCGCTGGGCTTCGGCATCATCAACACTGCCATCAAGGCGGCTATGGCTTCTGCAGAACTTACTGCCGAAGTGACCCGGTTGATGGCCACCCTGAACCGAGACGCCGCCAGGACCATGGCGGACTTTAAAGTGAGCGCCTGCACAGACGTGACCGGCTTCGGGCTGCTGGGACACCTGGCTGAAATGGTGTGCGGCTCGCGCACAAGTGTGCGGCTCCATTCAGCCCAGGTGCCGGTCATGGCCGAAGCTCTGGAATACGCAGCCATGGGACTCATTCCGGCCGGAGCTTACAAGAACAGAGAGTTCCGGGAACAGATGATCACCTTTGCTGAGACCGTACCCCGCCCTCTTCAAGACGTGCTGTTCGACCCGCAAACATCAGGTGGACTGCTGATCAGCCTCAGCAGGGATCAGGCTGACAGTCTGCTTTCGGCCCTTAAAGATGCTGGCATTACCGATGCTGCTTATATTGGCGAAATAACAGACAATCCGGAAGAGAAGATATGGGTAGTCTAG
- a CDS encoding GNAT family N-acetyltransferase, protein MILHDYPKVVNLRDGTSITIRPLRKDDEEALYDYFNRLPPEDRLRLKDDVTDRKVIENWILDLDYDSVLPLLALHNDRIIANATLHFSPIGWTKHQAEIRITSDPEYRKKGLATILIENLIDIAIDLGLEQLTAEIVPELDKARVLFEKLGFRQAGVLKGFIKDIQGNYADLVLMVRDIRW, encoded by the coding sequence ATGATATTACATGACTACCCAAAAGTGGTGAATCTTCGAGACGGCACATCGATCACAATCAGACCCCTTCGCAAAGATGACGAAGAGGCTCTCTACGATTACTTCAATCGCTTGCCTCCAGAAGATCGCCTGCGTCTCAAGGACGATGTTACCGACCGCAAGGTAATCGAAAACTGGATCCTGGATCTAGACTATGACTCCGTGCTGCCGCTGCTGGCTCTCCACAACGACCGGATAATCGCCAACGCTACCCTCCACTTCAGCCCCATCGGCTGGACTAAACATCAGGCCGAGATTCGCATCACCAGCGACCCGGAGTACAGGAAAAAAGGGCTGGCAACTATTCTCATCGAAAACCTGATCGATATTGCCATCGATCTGGGCCTGGAACAGCTGACCGCTGAAATTGTCCCAGAACTGGACAAGGCTCGCGTCCTTTTCGAGAAATTGGGGTTCAGACAGGCTGGAGTGCTCAAAGGCTTCATCAAGGACATCCAGGGAAACTACGCAGACCTGGTTCTCATGGTCAGAGACATTCGCTGGTGA
- a CDS encoding DoxX family protein — translation MSISNWLYKLCRWVLAGVFIYAGFSKLVEPGAFAALLEAYGVVPASLLLPVAIFLPALEVAAGLGLVFDIEGSLALIAGLLGLFVSMLIYAIWIGLDVDCGCFGSEELTAAALHSLRPALYRDLFMLADVVFLYVWRRCTATRPVEARQLVDKLLNKRRTKDAYV, via the coding sequence ATGAGCATATCCAATTGGTTGTATAAGTTATGTCGCTGGGTTCTTGCCGGAGTCTTCATATATGCTGGCTTTAGCAAGCTTGTGGAACCTGGGGCCTTTGCTGCCCTGCTCGAGGCTTATGGCGTCGTTCCTGCAAGTCTGCTCCTGCCTGTAGCCATTTTCCTGCCAGCCCTGGAAGTGGCTGCCGGCCTCGGCTTGGTGTTCGACATTGAAGGTAGCCTTGCCTTGATTGCTGGTCTCCTCGGGCTTTTTGTCAGCATGCTGATCTATGCCATCTGGATAGGACTGGATGTGGACTGCGGCTGCTTTGGTTCGGAAGAGCTTACAGCCGCAGCACTTCACAGTCTCCGCCCAGCCCTTTACCGTGATTTGTTCATGCTTGCCGACGTCGTTTTTCTCTATGTATGGCGCCGCTGTACCGCCACCAGGCCCGTAGAGGCAAGACAGCTGGTAGATAAATTATTGAACAAGAGGAGGACTAAAGATGCCTACGTCTAA
- a CDS encoding GNAT family N-acetyltransferase: MFENYPKEVILKEGTRCTLRPMIRDDQDALYRFFLSLPEKDRKYLRHDPTDRRLIEKWCRELDYGRVFPILAEHEGKIVANATLHRQTFGWGKHVGEIRVTIAADFQQQGLGSLLLEELSAVARKMELEKLCARVVTAQPEVIKVFEKNGFIQATVLKNFIKDVQEHDYKDIAILSKDLK, encoded by the coding sequence ATGTTCGAAAATTATCCAAAAGAGGTTATCCTAAAAGAGGGCACACGATGCACCCTGAGGCCCATGATCAGAGACGACCAAGACGCCCTCTACAGGTTCTTCCTTTCATTGCCTGAAAAGGACAGGAAGTACCTGCGACATGATCCCACTGACCGAAGACTCATTGAAAAGTGGTGTCGAGAACTCGATTATGGCAGGGTATTTCCCATCCTGGCAGAGCATGAGGGAAAAATCGTCGCCAATGCCACCCTTCACCGGCAAACCTTTGGCTGGGGAAAGCATGTGGGCGAGATCAGGGTCACCATTGCAGCGGACTTCCAACAACAAGGTCTGGGTTCTCTGCTCCTGGAAGAACTTTCTGCGGTAGCCCGCAAGATGGAACTGGAAAAACTCTGCGCCCGCGTGGTAACTGCCCAACCTGAAGTCATCAAAGTATTTGAAAAAAATGGCTTTATCCAGGCAACCGTACTGAAGAACTTCATCAAAGACGTTCAGGAACATGATTACAAGGATATCGCTATTCTCAGCAAAGACTTGAAATAA
- a CDS encoding rhodanese-like domain-containing protein — protein MPTSKSVLISMVIIILAAALANPAMAFWGNKFEKEVEKEALAVKLVREVQRGGYHVVTTEELKVWLDSGRDMVIVDAMPYDASYKKQHIPGAVQFLFPIPEMKEWDSEKTGGKTPEDFMKLLGNDKNKVIIIYCGFVKCTRSHNGAAWAVKLGYKNVYRYPGGIFAWKGAKYPTEKAE, from the coding sequence ATGCCTACGTCTAAATCAGTGCTGATATCGATGGTCATTATCATTCTGGCAGCTGCACTGGCAAATCCGGCCATGGCTTTTTGGGGCAACAAATTCGAGAAAGAGGTGGAAAAGGAAGCCCTGGCAGTAAAACTCGTCCGGGAGGTGCAGCGAGGGGGCTACCATGTGGTCACCACCGAAGAACTCAAGGTATGGCTCGACTCTGGCAGGGATATGGTGATAGTGGATGCCATGCCGTACGATGCCAGCTACAAGAAGCAACATATACCCGGAGCAGTGCAATTCCTCTTCCCCATCCCAGAGATGAAGGAATGGGACAGCGAAAAAACAGGCGGCAAGACACCGGAAGATTTTATGAAACTACTTGGCAACGACAAAAACAAGGTTATCATTATTTATTGCGGCTTTGTCAAATGCACCCGCAGCCACAACGGGGCAGCCTGGGCCGTAAAGCTCGGTTACAAGAATGTCTATCGATATCCGGGTGGCATTTTTGCCTGGAAGGGAGCAAAATATCCCACAGAAAAGGCAGAGTAA
- a CDS encoding anion transporter, whose product MANKVYSATVFALKNSLLSVVLLIASLGLAVAFRQPLERLPSLVDWNTIITLSGLLMVTTGIKESGLFYLLAYRLCQRIDRERFLALLLVFLSAILAMFLTNDIALFIMVPLTLSLQQITENDYSKIIIFEAIAVNVGSSLTPIGNPQNIFLWHRWDVSFLLFAKEMAPLVLMMSLWLSVMTLLCFSPREIRVANRHYPTVNRGLFILCSLLLVAFIIAVELDYERYFLAVVFVVLLLSHRNVILKTDWGLIFLFILIFIDLNLICRFQAVHDLLSRLNFNHIPTLFLSGAFFSQVISNVPATILLANYSTNFKIIAYAVNIGGNGLLISSLANLIALRFSQKRSNYLVFHAYSLSFFMISLISSYYLFT is encoded by the coding sequence ATGGCCAATAAGGTTTATTCTGCGACTGTTTTCGCCCTGAAAAACTCTCTGCTGTCTGTAGTACTGCTCATAGCATCGTTGGGCCTGGCGGTGGCTTTTCGACAGCCTCTGGAGCGCTTACCATCTCTTGTAGACTGGAACACCATCATCACCCTGAGCGGCCTGTTGATGGTCACCACGGGGATCAAAGAGAGTGGTCTGTTTTACCTGCTGGCCTACCGTCTATGTCAAAGGATCGACAGAGAACGGTTTCTCGCCCTGCTGTTAGTTTTTCTTTCGGCAATACTCGCCATGTTTTTGACCAACGACATCGCTCTATTTATCATGGTTCCACTTACTCTGAGCCTGCAACAGATCACGGAAAACGATTACAGCAAGATCATCATTTTTGAAGCCATTGCCGTAAATGTCGGCTCATCACTGACGCCTATCGGCAATCCTCAAAACATCTTTCTCTGGCACCGCTGGGACGTTTCCTTCCTGCTTTTTGCTAAAGAAATGGCTCCGTTGGTTCTTATGATGTCACTCTGGCTGTCTGTCATGACCCTTCTGTGTTTTTCCCCGAGGGAAATAAGAGTTGCTAATCGCCATTATCCCACTGTAAATCGTGGTCTGTTTATCCTGTGTTCTCTTTTGTTAGTTGCATTTATTATTGCGGTTGAGCTGGACTACGAAAGATATTTTCTGGCAGTGGTCTTTGTTGTTCTGTTGCTGTCCCACAGAAACGTCATCCTGAAAACCGATTGGGGACTCATTTTTCTGTTCATTTTAATCTTCATCGATTTGAATCTGATCTGCCGCTTTCAGGCAGTACATGATCTGCTTTCCAGGTTGAATTTTAATCATATTCCTACTCTGTTTCTCTCCGGAGCTTTTTTTTCGCAAGTAATCAGCAATGTGCCAGCAACTATTTTGCTGGCCAATTATTCAACTAATTTCAAGATAATCGCCTATGCTGTCAACATTGGTGGCAATGGTTTATTGATCAGTTCCCTGGCCAACTTGATCGCTTTGCGGTTTTCTCAGAAGCGCTCCAACTATCTAGTTTTTCATGCTTATTCCCTGTCCTTTTTCATGATCTCCCTGATTTCATCTTATTATTTATTTACCTAG
- the porA gene encoding pyruvate ferredoxin oxidoreductase: MLKQIEGSHAVAHTVAMCRPNVISAYPITPQTHIVEELALIVETGQLDAEFVNVESEFSAASVVLGASAAGARAYTATTSQGLLLMSEVIYCIAGMRLPIVLTCANRAISAPLSIWNDQQDSMAVRDAGWIQLHAEDNQEAADLHVQAFKIAEQTFLPVMVCMDGFILTHAYEPVDMPEQKEIDEFLPPFKPRHIVDPRWPRGIGLYADPRFYMETRYILHRALEKSEETIKEVSAEFARTFGRESGGFVKSYKLEEADLAIVSMGSVVGTIKELIDQLEEEGKKVGLLQICSYRPFPRKEVYNALKDKMNIVVLEKCLSLGRGGILASDVRWSFPRAEKKDRNISSFVAGLGGRNIPMDDLRYMVERVEREPVEFDFLGLKKELIAERDL, translated from the coding sequence ATGCTTAAACAGATCGAAGGTTCACATGCAGTTGCCCATACTGTGGCCATGTGCCGACCCAATGTGATTTCGGCCTACCCGATTACTCCCCAGACGCATATTGTGGAAGAGTTGGCTCTGATTGTCGAGACCGGTCAACTGGATGCAGAGTTTGTCAACGTGGAGAGTGAGTTTTCGGCAGCCTCGGTGGTCTTGGGCGCCAGTGCAGCTGGGGCTCGAGCATACACAGCCACCACCTCGCAGGGGCTTTTGCTGATGAGTGAGGTGATCTACTGTATTGCTGGCATGCGACTGCCGATTGTGCTCACCTGCGCCAACCGGGCCATTTCTGCTCCTCTCAGTATCTGGAACGACCAGCAGGATTCCATGGCAGTACGGGATGCGGGCTGGATTCAACTGCACGCTGAGGACAATCAGGAGGCGGCTGATCTCCACGTGCAGGCCTTCAAGATAGCAGAGCAGACCTTTCTGCCGGTAATGGTGTGCATGGACGGCTTTATTCTCACCCATGCCTATGAACCGGTGGATATGCCGGAGCAGAAGGAGATTGATGAATTTCTGCCCCCTTTTAAACCACGGCACATTGTGGATCCCAGGTGGCCGAGAGGCATTGGGCTGTATGCTGATCCCCGTTTTTATATGGAGACTCGCTACATTTTACACCGGGCACTGGAGAAATCCGAGGAGACCATCAAAGAGGTCAGTGCCGAGTTTGCCCGCACTTTTGGCAGAGAAAGCGGCGGTTTTGTCAAGAGTTACAAGCTGGAGGAGGCAGACCTGGCAATTGTCTCCATGGGCTCGGTGGTGGGCACCATCAAGGAGCTCATCGACCAGCTCGAAGAGGAAGGCAAGAAAGTAGGCCTCCTGCAGATATGTTCCTATAGGCCCTTTCCCCGCAAAGAGGTATACAATGCCTTGAAAGACAAGATGAACATCGTGGTTCTCGAAAAATGCCTTTCTCTTGGCAGAGGCGGCATTCTGGCCAGCGATGTCCGCTGGTCTTTCCCCCGGGCAGAGAAGAAAGATCGCAACATTAGCAGCTTTGTTGCCGGTCTCGGTGGTCGCAACATCCCTATGGATGACTTGCGCTACATGGTGGAGCGCGTGGAGAGAGAGCCGGTTG
- a CDS encoding HAMP domain-containing histidine kinase produces the protein MRGWEEFSLRARLVLLYAVLLIFSVVLVGCYSYWNIWQLFISNKSSHLRARAKPIIEHWLLDKDLAKEDPSLLHLDPRDALVLARDLTSRDAVAIVLNRQGEIVANGKRLPEEPTAPPPAGQYLRQALSGKNEITYRSEVNGKPVLVLLIPLRPLPASPQIFGVIQISTLLTDINQILFRHGAMLIAVVAVILILGIAVGFWLIGVSLKDLRSLVTICNQIREGNFTRRAHPKNRRDEIGQLAASFNQMVDQLEATFAAQRRFVANAAHELFTPLTGLRGSLEVLLRGAQDDAAATARLCRGMFKEVNRLIRLCDQLLGLSRLASSANVRKQKIILADFLYDFKQQAQVLAPNRSLIIQNGPFAAVSADPDLLNQILLNLLTNALRYSPPETPVIVGWRLLPGQVEIRLADQGIGMDKETLSHIFEPFYQGKSAAVSGEKGTGLGLALAKSMVAAHGGNLRVASEPGKGTTVYFTLPLE, from the coding sequence GTGAGAGGCTGGGAAGAATTCTCTTTGCGAGCACGTCTTGTTCTGCTTTACGCTGTCCTGCTCATCTTTTCCGTGGTCCTGGTGGGCTGTTATTCTTACTGGAATATCTGGCAGTTGTTCATCAGCAACAAGAGCAGTCATTTGCGCGCCAGGGCAAAGCCTATTATAGAGCACTGGCTTCTTGACAAAGATCTGGCAAAGGAAGATCCCTCTCTCTTGCATCTCGATCCTCGGGATGCCCTTGTCTTGGCCCGGGATCTGACGTCTCGAGATGCCGTTGCCATTGTCCTGAATCGGCAAGGCGAAATAGTTGCCAACGGCAAACGGCTGCCTGAAGAACCAACGGCGCCGCCGCCTGCTGGGCAGTATTTGCGCCAGGCCCTCTCCGGAAAAAACGAAATTACCTACCGCAGTGAAGTAAATGGCAAACCTGTACTGGTCCTGCTGATCCCGCTTCGTCCATTGCCGGCAAGCCCCCAGATTTTCGGCGTCATCCAGATAAGCACTCTGCTCACAGATATCAACCAGATCCTCTTCCGTCATGGTGCCATGCTGATTGCTGTGGTAGCCGTTATCTTGATTTTGGGAATCGCCGTCGGCTTCTGGCTGATTGGCGTCAGCTTGAAAGACTTGCGCAGTCTGGTGACAATCTGCAATCAAATCAGGGAGGGGAATTTTACCCGGCGAGCGCACCCCAAGAATCGCCGGGACGAAATCGGCCAACTGGCGGCCTCGTTCAACCAAATGGTGGACCAACTCGAAGCCACTTTTGCGGCGCAGCGACGTTTTGTGGCCAATGCTGCTCATGAGCTGTTCACGCCGCTCACCGGCTTGCGCGGTTCTCTGGAAGTGCTGCTGCGGGGTGCCCAGGACGACGCCGCAGCCACTGCTCGCCTCTGCCGGGGCATGTTCAAGGAGGTCAACCGGTTGATCCGGCTCTGTGATCAACTCCTGGGGCTGTCCCGCCTGGCAAGCTCGGCCAACGTTCGCAAACAAAAAATCATTTTGGCCGACTTCCTTTATGATTTCAAACAGCAGGCGCAAGTCCTGGCTCCCAACCGCTCCCTGATCATACAGAATGGACCTTTCGCCGCCGTAAGCGCGGATCCTGACCTGCTGAATCAAATTCTTTTGAACCTTCTTACCAATGCTCTCCGCTACTCTCCGCCGGAGACGCCCGTAATTGTAGGTTGGCGACTACTGCCGGGGCAGGTTGAAATCCGACTTGCAGATCAGGGAATTGGCATGGATAAAGAAACCTTGTCCCACATTTTTGAACCGTTTTATCAGGGGAAATCTGCAGCAGTTTCAGGTGAAAAAGGCACAGGACTGGGACTGGCATTGGCAAAATCCATGGTTGCCGCCCACGGCGGCAACCTACGGGTGGCAAGCGAGCCCGGCAAAGGCACAACAGTTTATTTTACCCTTCCCCTCGAGTAA
- a CDS encoding transglutaminase domain-containing protein, whose product MKTRAIVAALIAYFTFGICSTAFCKSHSGVVTIEVDLLAQAQGQIARLWIPYPVSDREQLISDIRTSGNYSAMAVYTDRTYGTAILYAELPRHARSRKLKFSFAVERQEVRCDDLPLQESNWNPGDYALFLKPTTLGPIDGEVKKLSDSITRGKKTLVEKAKAIYDWTCENMYRDPKVVGCGKGDVCQLLKTRGGKCTDISSVFIALARAAGVPCREVFGIRLGQKTSENITAWQHCWAEFFLPGYGWVPVDPADVRKAMLREKLALQDAKTKEYRDYFWGGIDAYRVVISRGRDITLNPPQEGAPLNTFAYPYAEVGGNPLDFYDPASFIYSITYRQK is encoded by the coding sequence ATGAAAACCCGTGCCATTGTCGCCGCACTAATAGCCTATTTTACCTTCGGCATCTGCTCAACTGCTTTTTGCAAGAGTCATTCAGGAGTTGTCACCATAGAAGTCGATCTCTTAGCCCAGGCTCAGGGGCAGATTGCCCGCCTGTGGATCCCTTACCCTGTTTCTGACCGAGAGCAGCTCATCAGTGACATTCGTACATCTGGCAATTATTCTGCAATGGCAGTTTATACGGACCGGACTTATGGTACGGCCATTCTTTATGCGGAATTGCCGCGCCATGCCAGGAGCCGAAAGTTGAAGTTTTCCTTTGCGGTTGAACGTCAAGAGGTTCGCTGTGACGATCTTCCCCTACAGGAAAGCAACTGGAACCCTGGCGATTACGCCCTGTTCCTCAAACCAACCACCCTTGGCCCAATCGACGGTGAAGTGAAAAAACTGTCCGACAGCATCACCAGAGGAAAAAAGACATTAGTGGAAAAAGCTAAAGCAATCTATGACTGGACCTGTGAGAATATGTATCGGGATCCGAAAGTCGTGGGATGCGGCAAAGGTGACGTGTGCCAGCTCCTGAAGACCCGAGGAGGAAAATGCACGGATATCTCCTCTGTGTTTATTGCCCTGGCCCGCGCTGCCGGTGTGCCCTGTCGGGAGGTCTTCGGCATCCGCCTGGGGCAAAAGACCAGCGAAAACATCACTGCCTGGCAACACTGCTGGGCTGAATTCTTTCTACCAGGCTATGGCTGGGTCCCGGTCGATCCTGCAGATGTGCGCAAGGCAATGCTTCGCGAGAAACTGGCTCTCCAGGACGCGAAAACCAAAGAATACCGGGATTACTTCTGGGGCGGCATCGACGCCTACCGTGTGGTTATTTCTCGGGGCCGCGATATTACACTCAATCCTCCACAGGAAGGTGCACCACTCAACACCTTTGCCTATCCTTATGCGGAAGTGGGGGGGAATCCACTAGATTTCTATGATCCGGCATCGTTCATCTACAGCATCACCTATCGCCAAAAATGA